The Pseudanabaena yagii GIHE-NHR1 genome segment GGTATTCCCATGAGCAAATGTGAAACTCGCTTGTTAATTTTGGGGCAACTACGTTTAAAGGTAGATTCAATTCTGTGGGACATTGGCGCAGGCACAGGAACGATCCCCGTGGAGATAGGTTTACTCTGTCCTAAGGGAAAAATTGTGGCGATCGAGCGTGATGAAGATGTAGCGGGCTTAATTGCGACAAACTGCAAAAAATTTGGGGTGAATAATGTCGAAATTAGGGTTGGCAGTGCGCCTGAATGTTTAACCGACTTGACCGCAGATCCCGATTGCATTTGTATCGAGGGTGGGCGATCGGTATCAGAAATTCTGGAATATGGTTGGGAGCGCTTGCAAGTTGATGGCAGAGCGATCGCTACTACCAATAGTCTCGAAGGTTTGTATGCAATTTCTGAAAGCTTTGCGAAACTCCATGCCCGTAATGTGGAAGTG includes the following:
- the cbiT gene encoding precorrin-6Y C5,15-methyltransferase subunit CbiT; amino-acid sequence: MSEPIWSYVTPGIPDELFDRLPGIPMSKCETRLLILGQLRLKVDSILWDIGAGTGTIPVEIGLLCPKGKIVAIERDEDVAGLIATNCKKFGVNNVEIRVGSAPECLTDLTADPDCICIEGGRSVSEILEYGWERLQVDGRAIATTNSLEGLYAISESFAKLHARNVEVVQSSVNRLETRGNRQVFAAVSPMFIISGEKI